TACAGGCCGTAGCCGCTTCAACCAAGGGATACCGACTGGCAATCGGGGTCTTACAATAGCGACATTTGCCTTGGAGCCACAGCCAACCTAGCACAGGGACATTGTCATAGGGTTTTAGGGGGGTGTGACATTTGGGACAACGAGAGGGGGGATGAAGAAGAGATAAGCCTTCGGGTAGCCGATAAATCACGACGTTCAAGAAGCTACCCACTGAAGCCCCCAGGCTTACCACCAGTCCATAGATAAAGATTTCTGCCCAACTCATAGCTTTGTACGCATAGATATCCAGATCGCCGAGGGGATCAGGGCTATCTTTTGAGTGCTTCTCCTGAATGTTTGAAGGGAGATAACCTCTACTAGTGAAGGGCCACTCCTATAGGCAGGATACCCACTCTCTAATTGAGTTCGATATCTTCAGGTTGGGAGGACTCGTCGTTCTCCATATCCTCGACAGAAATAAAACATTCATGGGGGAGCAATATCGGATGCTCAGAGAAAATGAGTTGCCCACGCCCAGTGTTTCGATCCATCGCCACCCCAGTCGGAGATTGTGCGTCCACATGAATTTGGCAATAGGCTTGATAGGTTGCGCGAGCAGAGGCCAACATCACATCTGGGGAGGGTAATTGCACAGACTCAGAATGCCGATTCGGGTCAGGGGGATTATGAACGTATGTCACTCGAATATCCCTGTTTTACTAGGTTTAATTACCTGTAATTTGTAGCAAGAAACCCCTATTTCAGCAAGAGCAAAGCCTATATTTATCGACAAAAATTTGTACTTATTCTCAATTTTTTAGACCCATAAACAGCAAAAACGATGACAATTTTTGCGAAAAAATCTCTTGCATTAGCCTGACCATAACCCCGCCGCCAGATATTCATATCCGCAGCGCTCACTGATTTTAAGGGCAATAAAACGAAATTATTCTAAAATGCGATGGACATATTATGGTTGTTTCCGTCTGCATAGACAAAAGAATGGCCAATCATGGGGACACCTAGGGATTCGGCTTTATCCCTAATCGCGATCGCACGCTTTACCTAAGTTAGTGAAGTTGTGCATACTGACCTCTACACCTTGGATTTAACTCAACCATGAGCGAACGACCCACTCGACCGACCCGACCCAACCCATCTAAGCTGGCTAAGCGCAAGCCGAAGAAAGCTCAGTCCCGGACTTTGCTGTTGACGTTAGGTGGTGCGGCATTGCTGGTCGTGGGCGGGGCGCTTGCCTTCTTTTTTCTCCGAGGGAATGACGATAAAGCGGGGCCGTTACCCCTAGGGGCCAAAGTGGTGCCTAGAGACGTCATGCTCAGCGTCACCCTCAACACTGAGGGCGGTAAATGGCAACAAGTCGCCCAGTTCGGGACCACCGATACTCAGAAAACGTTGCAAGACCAGCTCCAGCAGCTAGAGAAAGACGTATTGGAACCCAATGGCCTGTCCTATAAAGCCAATATCCAACCCTGGGCAACCAATCAACTGACCATGGCGCTCTTGCCTCCCACGGTGGACTCCGTTGAGGAGCAAAGCCAGCAGGCCACAATTTGGGTGGTGCCCATCCGCGATCAAGGCCAGTTCGAAAAAGTATTTCAAAACAAGCTCACGTCGGCTAATTCAGCAGATACGCGCACCTATAAAAACACGGAGGTGTACGAATTTGAAGCAGATGATGGCAATCGCTATGGCTTTGCCACTTTAGATAATCGCTGGTTAGTATTTACCGCTGCCGATGCTCCTATTAATGCCGTCATTGATACCTATAAAGGGAAGCCAGCCTTAGCCGATGTGCCCCGGTATCAAGAAGCCCTCAAAGAGATCGAAAACGACGCTGCGATCGCAAAGGTCTATATTAATGTCCCCATCGCCGCCGCTCAGATGAGTCGTGTGCCCTTATCTCCAGCCAGCCAAGAACGTATTCAGAGTGTTCAGGGCATTGGCTCCACCCTGATGGTGGTTAAGGATGGCATCCAATTTAAGGCGATCTCCTGGCTCAAGCCCGATGCCAAGGACACCCTAAAGGCCAAAAATGAGGCCAAAGATATTGCCAAGCATTTACCCGACGATACGTTATTGATGACCTCGGGGGGGAATTTCCAGCAAGTCTGGCGGGACTATGCCCAGGGAAACTTAGCCAAGCTGGTGTTTCCCCTGAATCCTAAAGCTTGGAATGATGACCTCAGCAAACGAACGGGCATTGACTTTAATAACCAGTTTGTCAGCTGGATGGATGGAGAATTCTCTAGTGCCATCATTCCTGCCCAAACTGACGATAAAAAAGGGGTCGGGATCGTCTTCTTAGCCAAAGCCAAAGACCGGACCACCGCCAACCAGGCCTTTCGGGACCTAGATAATGCCATGCGCGAGCGCTTTGATTTTCTCGTGACTGAATCCAAAGTGGGGAATAAAACCGTTACGAACTGGAAGGTTCCCCCTGGACTCCCCATTGCCAGCCATGGCTGGTTGGATAATGACGTGGCCTTTTTTACCCTGGGAGCACCGATTGCCAACCGCTTACTGCCAGCTCCGAAGAAAAATTTAACCCAAGCAGAGAGTTTTCAGGGGGCCACCACTTCAGATTTAGATCCGAATAACGGCCATTTCTATATTGATATGCCGCGTATGTTGGGGTTGCTCGATACCAATCCCCTGCTGCCCAAACTGACGCCCGACACCACAAAATTTATGAAAGGGATCGAAACGATTGGTGTAACGACCGCTATCAACAATGAGTGGAGTACGCGCTACGACATTCATGTCAAACTAAAGAAAGAATCATAGTCGCGCAGGTGCGGCAAACCCACAAGCTTAAGATTGGAGGTTCCCCGATGGCTGCGAAGTTAGATGATGCGACCATTCGTGAACGGGCACAGACGCTCACGGGTTGGACAACAGATGGTCAATCCCTGAAGATTACCCGCAAGTTCAAAGATTTTTTGGCAGCTATGGCTTTTGTAAATAGCTTGGTAGATCCTGCCGAGGCTGCTGGCCATCACCCTGATATTTACATCAGCTACAACCGGGTCGATATTACCCTCACCACCCATGATGCGGGGGGCTTGACGGAGATGGATTTCCGCATGGCCCAAACCATTTCTAATCTGTAGGTCTGGCCCCGAACAGACCACCCATGAGCAACGGCACCCTACCGAATCGATCTGATGTGTGGTTGCAATCTTTGGGCTGGCAGCCTACCCCTGAGCAGGAGCAGCAGTTTGAACGGCTATTTCAGCAAATCGTCCAGGCCAATCAGCAGCTTAATTTAACCCGAATTACGGATCCGCCAGACTTCTG
The genomic region above belongs to Acaryochloris sp. CCMEE 5410 and contains:
- a CDS encoding DUF3352 domain-containing protein, which codes for MSERPTRPTRPNPSKLAKRKPKKAQSRTLLLTLGGAALLVVGGALAFFFLRGNDDKAGPLPLGAKVVPRDVMLSVTLNTEGGKWQQVAQFGTTDTQKTLQDQLQQLEKDVLEPNGLSYKANIQPWATNQLTMALLPPTVDSVEEQSQQATIWVVPIRDQGQFEKVFQNKLTSANSADTRTYKNTEVYEFEADDGNRYGFATLDNRWLVFTAADAPINAVIDTYKGKPALADVPRYQEALKEIENDAAIAKVYINVPIAAAQMSRVPLSPASQERIQSVQGIGSTLMVVKDGIQFKAISWLKPDAKDTLKAKNEAKDIAKHLPDDTLLMTSGGNFQQVWRDYAQGNLAKLVFPLNPKAWNDDLSKRTGIDFNNQFVSWMDGEFSSAIIPAQTDDKKGVGIVFLAKAKDRTTANQAFRDLDNAMRERFDFLVTESKVGNKTVTNWKVPPGLPIASHGWLDNDVAFFTLGAPIANRLLPAPKKNLTQAESFQGATTSDLDPNNGHFYIDMPRMLGLLDTNPLLPKLTPDTTKFMKGIETIGVTTAINNEWSTRYDIHVKLKKES
- a CDS encoding 4a-hydroxytetrahydrobiopterin dehydratase; protein product: MAAKLDDATIRERAQTLTGWTTDGQSLKITRKFKDFLAAMAFVNSLVDPAEAAGHHPDIYISYNRVDITLTTHDAGGLTEMDFRMAQTISNL